The following are encoded in a window of Polynucleobacter sp. AP-Kolm-20A-A1 genomic DNA:
- a CDS encoding phosphoglycerate kinase, with protein sequence MPESLFKVKRLSDLAQSGQLKGKRVFIRADLNVPQDEAGNITEDTRIRASMPAVQMCLDAGAAVMVTSHLGRPTEGEFKPEDSLAPVADRIATLLNRKVPLISDWVNGGFEVNPGEVVLLENCRLNVGEKKNNDELSKKIAGLCDVYVNDAFGTAHRAEATTNGVAKFAPVACAGPLMAAELDALSRALASPKRPLVAIVAGSKVSSKLTILKALSEKVDELIVGGGIANTFMLAKGLPIGKSLAEPDLVDEAREIMALMEKRGAHVPIPEDVVVANELSPLARANRVPADQVAEDDMILDIGPKTAARLSIMLAHAGTIVWNGPLGVFEIDQFGGGTKMLAAAIAHSPAFSIAGGGDTLAAIAKYGIENQVDYISTGGGAFLEFLEGKTLPAFAVLAERAKD encoded by the coding sequence ATGCCGGAATCATTATTCAAAGTTAAGCGTTTAAGCGATTTAGCCCAGTCAGGCCAACTCAAGGGAAAGCGAGTATTTATCCGCGCCGACCTGAATGTGCCCCAAGATGAGGCTGGAAATATTACCGAAGACACTCGAATTCGCGCTTCTATGCCTGCCGTGCAAATGTGTCTTGATGCTGGTGCTGCTGTAATGGTCACTTCGCATTTAGGACGCCCAACCGAGGGTGAATTTAAGCCTGAAGATAGCCTTGCTCCAGTGGCAGATCGCATCGCCACATTACTCAACCGTAAAGTCCCTTTAATTAGCGACTGGGTAAATGGTGGCTTTGAAGTAAATCCTGGTGAAGTGGTCTTGCTAGAAAACTGTCGCTTGAATGTTGGTGAGAAAAAAAATAATGACGAGCTATCAAAAAAGATTGCTGGCTTGTGTGATGTTTATGTAAATGATGCTTTTGGTACTGCCCATCGTGCAGAAGCAACAACCAATGGTGTCGCGAAGTTTGCTCCGGTTGCTTGCGCAGGTCCATTGATGGCCGCAGAATTGGATGCTTTGAGCCGTGCACTGGCAAGCCCTAAGCGGCCGCTCGTAGCAATTGTTGCTGGCTCTAAAGTTTCTTCTAAGCTCACCATTCTGAAAGCGTTATCAGAAAAGGTAGATGAGCTCATTGTTGGCGGCGGCATTGCCAATACTTTCATGTTGGCTAAAGGATTGCCAATTGGTAAATCACTTGCTGAGCCAGACTTAGTTGATGAAGCCAGAGAAATTATGGCGCTCATGGAAAAGCGTGGCGCTCATGTGCCCATTCCTGAGGACGTAGTTGTTGCAAATGAATTGTCACCACTCGCACGTGCAAACCGCGTTCCTGCGGATCAGGTTGCTGAAGACGACATGATTTTGGACATTGGCCCTAAGACGGCTGCGAGACTATCCATCATGCTTGCGCATGCAGGCACGATTGTTTGGAATGGCCCGTTGGGCGTATTTGAAATTGATCAGTTTGGTGGCGGCACAAAGATGCTTGCTGCAGCCATTGCGCATTCACCAGCTTTTTCTATTGCTGGTGGTGGCGATACCTTGGCGGCGATTGCTAAATACGGTATTGAAAATCAAGTGGATTACATCTCAACTGGCGGCGGCGCTTTCTTGGAATTCCTCGAAGGTAAAACTTTGCCAGCCTTTGCAGTATTAGCCGAACGGGCGAAAGACTAA
- the waaF gene encoding lipopolysaccharide heptosyltransferase II encodes MRSILIIAPNWIGDAVMTQPLLASLKALYPESKIDVLASSWVAPIYRACSEVHEVIEAKFEHKKLQWGMRKQLAQKLAAKHYQACFVLPNSFKSALIPWLANIPFRIGYRGELRYGLINLSLDNPSKVNRPPMVDHYLALNQLLSDHSEKIATDPPAPKLNVSALAKRVVENNLAAANIAGSIYVMCPGAEYGPTKRWPTEHFAKLAQSLIDDNSDNHVILLGSKSDSVLAQEILSQVPSSRKLHNWCGKTSLDEAIALISLSQAVVSNDSGLMHIAAALKAPQVAIFGSSDPSHTPPLSEKAKVIWLNLPCSPCHKRECPLGHLKCLKDILPEQVLATLNTLH; translated from the coding sequence ATGCGCAGTATTCTGATCATTGCCCCAAACTGGATTGGGGATGCGGTAATGACGCAGCCTTTACTGGCAAGCCTCAAGGCTCTATATCCAGAATCCAAAATTGATGTTCTTGCGAGTAGCTGGGTTGCACCGATTTATCGCGCATGCTCAGAAGTACATGAAGTCATCGAGGCAAAGTTTGAGCACAAGAAATTGCAATGGGGCATGCGCAAACAACTCGCGCAAAAATTAGCAGCAAAACACTATCAAGCTTGTTTTGTATTGCCCAATAGCTTTAAGTCCGCACTCATTCCTTGGTTGGCAAATATTCCATTTCGCATTGGTTACCGTGGTGAACTACGCTATGGATTAATCAACCTTTCATTAGACAACCCGAGTAAAGTGAATCGACCCCCAATGGTTGATCACTATCTTGCCCTCAATCAACTACTCAGCGATCACTCTGAAAAAATTGCTACTGATCCGCCTGCGCCAAAATTAAATGTTTCCGCTCTCGCAAAAAGAGTTGTAGAGAATAATTTAGCGGCAGCAAATATCGCTGGCTCAATTTACGTAATGTGCCCCGGCGCTGAATATGGCCCTACGAAGCGCTGGCCAACAGAGCACTTTGCAAAACTTGCTCAATCTCTAATAGACGACAATTCCGATAATCACGTCATTTTGCTTGGTAGCAAAAGTGACTCCGTACTTGCTCAAGAGATCCTCTCCCAAGTTCCCAGCTCAAGAAAACTTCATAACTGGTGCGGCAAAACCTCGCTCGATGAAGCCATTGCCTTGATTAGCCTAAGCCAAGCAGTGGTCAGCAACGACTCTGGATTAATGCATATTGCTGCCGCCCTTAAGGCGCCACAAGTTGCCATATTTGGATCTAGCGACCCGTCACACACCCCGCCTCTATCGGAAAAGGCTAAGGTCATTTGGCTAAATTTGCCATGCAGTCCATGCCACAAGAGAGAGTGCCCTCTGGGTCACTTGAAGTGCCTAAAAGATATCCTCCCAGAGCAAGTTTTAG
- a CDS encoding zinc-finger domain-containing protein produces the protein MTQAQVTMVDGKDLPLHCPTNKTPAWNSHPRVFLDITKTGEAKCPYCGTEYKLIPGTKPHGH, from the coding sequence ATGACTCAAGCTCAAGTAACAATGGTGGATGGCAAAGATTTGCCATTGCATTGCCCCACCAATAAAACTCCAGCCTGGAATTCGCATCCACGCGTCTTTCTAGATATCACTAAAACCGGTGAAGCGAAGTGCCCATATTGCGGTACTGAATATAAGCTGATTCCGGGTACCAAACCACACGGCCACTAA
- a CDS encoding branched-chain amino acid transaminase, translating to MSMSDRDGFIWSDGKLIPWREANVHVLTHSLHYGMGVFEGIRAYKTPQGTAIFRLQEHVKRLFNGTKIFQMNMPYSQEEITKGIIQVVNSNKLESCYIRPIIFIGSQKLGISPKGNSIHTAIAAWEWGAYLGEDGLNKGIRVKTSSFTRHFVNSSLVRAKASGYYINSILANQEVTANGYDEALLLDTEGYVSEGSGENLFMVRNGIVYTPDLASCLDGITRDSVMQIAKDLGYEVREKRITRDEVYSADEAFFTGTAAEVTPIRELDDRTIGDGKRGPITEKIQKTYFDAVYGRDSKYKAWLTYVK from the coding sequence ATGTCGATGTCCGACCGCGATGGCTTTATTTGGTCCGATGGGAAGCTGATTCCCTGGCGTGAGGCCAATGTTCATGTCCTAACCCATAGTCTCCACTACGGAATGGGTGTTTTTGAGGGTATTCGAGCCTACAAAACCCCCCAGGGCACAGCCATTTTCCGCCTCCAGGAGCACGTAAAGCGCCTTTTCAATGGAACTAAGATATTCCAGATGAATATGCCTTACAGCCAAGAAGAGATCACCAAGGGCATTATTCAGGTTGTTAACAGCAATAAGCTGGAATCTTGCTATATCCGCCCAATTATCTTTATTGGCTCCCAGAAGTTAGGCATCTCTCCTAAAGGCAACAGCATCCATACAGCGATTGCAGCCTGGGAATGGGGCGCTTACTTGGGTGAAGACGGCTTAAATAAGGGCATTCGCGTAAAAACCTCCTCCTTTACACGCCATTTTGTAAATTCTTCACTGGTTCGTGCAAAAGCATCTGGCTATTACATAAATTCGATTTTGGCCAATCAAGAAGTAACTGCAAACGGATATGACGAAGCTTTATTACTCGATACAGAAGGTTACGTTTCTGAAGGCTCTGGCGAAAACCTTTTCATGGTTCGCAATGGCATCGTTTACACACCTGATCTTGCCTCTTGTCTTGATGGCATCACACGTGACTCAGTCATGCAGATTGCAAAAGATCTTGGCTACGAAGTTCGTGAAAAGCGTATTACTCGCGACGAAGTGTATTCCGCTGACGAAGCTTTCTTTACCGGTACCGCCGCTGAAGTAACGCCCATTCGTGAACTCGACGATCGCACCATTGGTGATGGCAAGCGTGGCCCTATCACTGAAAAAATTCAGAAGACTTATTTTGATGCAGTCTACGGCAGAGATAGCAAATACAAAGCGTGGCTTACTTACGTTAAGTAA